One Buteo buteo chromosome 4, bButBut1.hap1.1, whole genome shotgun sequence DNA segment encodes these proteins:
- the LOC142030506 gene encoding transmembrane protein 116-like: protein MANEEEHPSALSDNQVFVLTCIYLPASLLSLLGSGSVLAVTSRQRRCCHIQLRPLFLLALADFLAAAVLLSTATIQLLPAPLFIPAYAACPYGLMLATTFYAVSFLMVVVYAYEAYRTVHGRRAWHVAALQERSGCLESAWQGLPYVLAWLVPALTLLGQLIARGTSVTDVAPRPIEPVVPWKGNRSHETYSLYCSSCLLLIHRAQDICYEYVGRKDVGLEGKIVFFLYLLLVLSCCTLLYRRVKLWCRRNAAAPLLTLEKDGFAGRSIRSVSKVSHYFQLVFLLCWAPAFLLTLLSFTSIKPASVFFLYVATALTVSLQGFLHSLVYGWLRQNFRQEAVGKRPSLQHHRGLKAFYDESLGAVP, encoded by the exons ATGGCGAACGAAGAGGAACACCCGTCGGCTCTCTCGGATAACCAG GTCTTCGTGCTGACGTGCATCTACCTGCCGGCTTCACTGCTGAG CCTCCTGGGCAGCGGATCGGTCCTCGCTGTCACCTCCCGGCAGAGGCGATGCTGCCACATCCAG CTTCGCCCCCTTTTCCTCCTCGCCCTGGCAGATTTCCTGGCCGCCGCTGTGCTGCTGAGCACCGCCACCATCCAGCTGCTGCCGGCCCCGCTCTTCATCCCGGCGTACGCTGCCTGCCCCTACGGACTGATGCTGGCCACG ACCTTCTACGCGGTCTCGTTCCTGATGGTGGTTGTCTATGCGTACGAAGCCTACCGCACCGTCCACGGCCGGAGAGCCTGGCACGTGGCAGCTCTGCAG GAGAGGAGCGGGTGCCTGGAGAGCGCGTGGCAGGGGCTGCCCTACGTCCTGGCCTG GCTGGTGCCGGCACTCACGCTCCTGGGACAGCTGATCGCCCGTGGCACCTCCGTGACCGACGTCGCGCCAAGACCCATCGAGCCCGTCGTGCCGTGGAAAGGCAACCGCTCGCACGAGACCTACAGCCTTTACTGCTCCAG ctgcctgctcctcaTCCACCGTGCCCAGGATATCTGCTACGAG TACGTAGGTAGGAAGGACGTGGGCCTGGAGGGGAAAATTGTCTTCTTCTTGTACCTGCTGCTGGTGCTCAGCTGCTGCACG CTCCTGTACCGCAGGGTGAAGCTCTGGTGCCGGAGGAATGCCGCGGCACCCTTGCTGACCCTGGAGAAGGACGGCTTTGCGGGCAGAAGCATCCGCAGCGTCAGCAAAGTCTCTCACTACTTCCAGCTGgttttcctgctctgctgggcGCCAG CCTtcctcctcaccctcctctCCTTCACCAGCATCAAACCTGCCTCAGTCTTTTTCCTCTACGTCGCTACA GCCCTGACCGTCTCCCTCCAGGGCTTCTTGCACAGTTTGGTCTACGGGTGGCTGAGGCAAAACTTCCGTCAGGAGGCAGTGGGCAAGAGACCCTCCCTGCAGCATCACCGGGGCCTCAAGGCTTTCTATGACGAGTCCCTGGGGGCCGTTCCCTAG